From a region of the Impatiens glandulifera chromosome 4, dImpGla2.1, whole genome shotgun sequence genome:
- the LOC124934359 gene encoding probable LRR receptor-like serine/threonine-protein kinase At5g63710 isoform X1 translates to MSESSIFHHHVCCYFIPGLRFHSILLLNWLILLLLLKPTFPTTGPDVEGEALISLLKALNDTLKRITDWNDHLVSPCFSWSHVTCKNGNVVSLSLGSNGFSGTLSPSINKLKYLNSLELQDNNLLGELPDYISTMVNLRYLNLGQNNFHGSIPDSWGRLSSLTHLVLQSNHLSGFVPNSLTNITSLTLLDLSSNDLSGRIPEKLLSIPTFNFTGTRLSCGSSPREPCVSSHHIAVSRKKPRVDIIVSATSSAAFILLALGAIFLYRYRQLHKVDEVFVDVAGEDECRISFSQLRRFSLRGIQIATDNFSENNVIGHGGFGKVYKGVLMDNTKVAVKRLSDYNSPGGEAAFLREVQLISVAVHKNLLRLIGFCTTPSERILVYPFMQNLSVAYQLRDLKPGEKGLDWSARKRVAFGAAHGLEYLHEHCNPKIIHRDLKAANILLDDEFEPVLGDFGLAKLVDTQLTHVTTQIRGTMGHIAPEYLSTGKSSEKADVFGYGITLLELVTGQRAIDFSRLEEEEDVLLLDHIKKLLKEKRVEDLVDKNLKNYDLKEVETVIQVALVCTQSSPEERPKMMEVLSMLEGGVDLAQRWAEWEQVEEERNKQAFNMPNPLLWAEDSTHDQEAIQLSQAR, encoded by the exons ATGTCAGAATCATCCATCTTTCATCATCATGTTTGCTGCTATTTCATTCCAGGTCTTCGTTTTCATTCGATTCTACTATTGAACTGGCTTATACTGCTCCTGTTATTGAAACCCACTTTTCCAACTACAGGACCTGATGTAGAAG GGGAAGCATTAATTTCGCTTCTGAAAGCTCTAAATGATACACTCAAAAGAATTACTGATTGGAATGATCATCTTGTAAGCCCCTGTTTTAGTTGGTCTCATGTCACTTGCAAGAATGGCAATGTTGTTTCCCT GAGCTTAGGTTCAAATGGGTTTTCAGGAACCCTTTCACCATCAATTAATAAACTCAAGTACTTGAATAGCTT GGAATTGCAAGATAATAACTTATTGGGTGAATTACCAGATTACATTTCAACTATGGTGAATCTTCGATATTTGAATCTTGGACAAAACAACTTTCATGGCTCTATTCCTGACAGTTGGGGTCGACTTTCTAGCTTAACACACTT GGTGCTCCAAAGCAACCATCTGAGTGGATTTGTTCCTAATTCACTTACTAATATCACTTCCTTAACCTTATT GGATCTCTCGTCAAATGATCTTAGTGGCAGGATTCCGGAAAAACTGTTGTCAATTCCAACATTCAA TTTCACTGGAACTCGTTTATCTTGTGGATCAAGCCCGCGAGAACCTTGTGTTTCAAGTCATCATATCGCag TCTCGAgaaaaaaaccgagagttgatATCATTGTCTCCGCCACAAGCTCTGCTGCGTTTATTCTTCTTGCACTCGGGGCTATCTTTCTATATCGATACCGTCAATTGCATAAAGTTGATGAAGTGTTTGTAGATGTTGCTG GTGAAGATGAATGTAGAATTTCATTCAGTCAGCTTAGAAGATTCTCACTTCGAGGAATCCAAATTGCGACGGATAACTTTAGTGAGAACAATGTTATTGGACATGGGGGATTTGGAAAAGTTTACAAAGGAGTTCTCATGGACAATACAAAAGTTGCTGTCAAACGCCTCTCCGATTATAATAGTCCTGGCGGTGAGGCTGCGTTTCTCAGGGAGGTTCAGTTGATAAGTGTGGCTGTTCATAAAAATCTTCTTCGTTTGATCGGTTTCTGCACGACTCCTTCCGAGAGGATCCTCGTTTATCCATTTATGCAGAATCTCAGCGTAGCTTATCAATTGAGAG ATTTGAAACCGGGAGAGAAAGGCCTTGACTGGTCAGCAAGAAAACGCGTCGCATTTGGAGCAGCGCATGGTTTGGAGTACCTACACGAACATTGCAACCCGAAGATTATACATCGCGATCTAAAAGCAGCTAATATCCTTCTTGACGATGAATTTGAACCTGTTCTAGGGGATTTCGGTCTAGCAAAATTAGTAGACACGCAACTGACACACGTTACGACTCAGATTCGTGGGACGATGGGACACATTGCACCCGAATATCTTTCAACTGGGAAATCATCGGAGAAGGCAGATGTGTTTGGATACGGAATCACACTTCTTGAACTCGTTACGGGTCAGCGAGCGATAGATTTCTCTCGGTTAGAGGAAGAAGAGGATGTTCTACTTCTTGATCAT ATAAAGAAACTGCTTAAAGAAAAGAGGGTGGAGGATTTAGTGGACAAGAACTTGAAAAACTACGATTTGAAAGAAGTAGAGACTGTAATTCAGGTGGCTTTGGTTTGCACGCAGAGTTCGCCGGAGGAGCGTCCAAAGATGATGGAAGTTCTGAGCATGCTCGAAGGTGGTGTCGATTTGGCCCAGAGATGGGCCGAGTGGGAACAGGTTGAAGAGGAAAGGAATAAGCAAGCCTTTAATATGCCTAACCCACTTTTATGGGCTGAAGACTCAACACATGATCAAGAAGCCATACAGTTATCACAAGCTAGATGA
- the LOC124934359 gene encoding probable LRR receptor-like serine/threonine-protein kinase At5g63710 isoform X2: MALPPGLRFHSILLLNWLILLLLLKPTFPTTGPDVEGEALISLLKALNDTLKRITDWNDHLVSPCFSWSHVTCKNGNVVSLSLGSNGFSGTLSPSINKLKYLNSLELQDNNLLGELPDYISTMVNLRYLNLGQNNFHGSIPDSWGRLSSLTHLVLQSNHLSGFVPNSLTNITSLTLLDLSSNDLSGRIPEKLLSIPTFNFTGTRLSCGSSPREPCVSSHHIAVSRKKPRVDIIVSATSSAAFILLALGAIFLYRYRQLHKVDEVFVDVAGEDECRISFSQLRRFSLRGIQIATDNFSENNVIGHGGFGKVYKGVLMDNTKVAVKRLSDYNSPGGEAAFLREVQLISVAVHKNLLRLIGFCTTPSERILVYPFMQNLSVAYQLRDLKPGEKGLDWSARKRVAFGAAHGLEYLHEHCNPKIIHRDLKAANILLDDEFEPVLGDFGLAKLVDTQLTHVTTQIRGTMGHIAPEYLSTGKSSEKADVFGYGITLLELVTGQRAIDFSRLEEEEDVLLLDHIKKLLKEKRVEDLVDKNLKNYDLKEVETVIQVALVCTQSSPEERPKMMEVLSMLEGGVDLAQRWAEWEQVEEERNKQAFNMPNPLLWAEDSTHDQEAIQLSQAR, from the exons atggCCCTTCCTCCAG GTCTTCGTTTTCATTCGATTCTACTATTGAACTGGCTTATACTGCTCCTGTTATTGAAACCCACTTTTCCAACTACAGGACCTGATGTAGAAG GGGAAGCATTAATTTCGCTTCTGAAAGCTCTAAATGATACACTCAAAAGAATTACTGATTGGAATGATCATCTTGTAAGCCCCTGTTTTAGTTGGTCTCATGTCACTTGCAAGAATGGCAATGTTGTTTCCCT GAGCTTAGGTTCAAATGGGTTTTCAGGAACCCTTTCACCATCAATTAATAAACTCAAGTACTTGAATAGCTT GGAATTGCAAGATAATAACTTATTGGGTGAATTACCAGATTACATTTCAACTATGGTGAATCTTCGATATTTGAATCTTGGACAAAACAACTTTCATGGCTCTATTCCTGACAGTTGGGGTCGACTTTCTAGCTTAACACACTT GGTGCTCCAAAGCAACCATCTGAGTGGATTTGTTCCTAATTCACTTACTAATATCACTTCCTTAACCTTATT GGATCTCTCGTCAAATGATCTTAGTGGCAGGATTCCGGAAAAACTGTTGTCAATTCCAACATTCAA TTTCACTGGAACTCGTTTATCTTGTGGATCAAGCCCGCGAGAACCTTGTGTTTCAAGTCATCATATCGCag TCTCGAgaaaaaaaccgagagttgatATCATTGTCTCCGCCACAAGCTCTGCTGCGTTTATTCTTCTTGCACTCGGGGCTATCTTTCTATATCGATACCGTCAATTGCATAAAGTTGATGAAGTGTTTGTAGATGTTGCTG GTGAAGATGAATGTAGAATTTCATTCAGTCAGCTTAGAAGATTCTCACTTCGAGGAATCCAAATTGCGACGGATAACTTTAGTGAGAACAATGTTATTGGACATGGGGGATTTGGAAAAGTTTACAAAGGAGTTCTCATGGACAATACAAAAGTTGCTGTCAAACGCCTCTCCGATTATAATAGTCCTGGCGGTGAGGCTGCGTTTCTCAGGGAGGTTCAGTTGATAAGTGTGGCTGTTCATAAAAATCTTCTTCGTTTGATCGGTTTCTGCACGACTCCTTCCGAGAGGATCCTCGTTTATCCATTTATGCAGAATCTCAGCGTAGCTTATCAATTGAGAG ATTTGAAACCGGGAGAGAAAGGCCTTGACTGGTCAGCAAGAAAACGCGTCGCATTTGGAGCAGCGCATGGTTTGGAGTACCTACACGAACATTGCAACCCGAAGATTATACATCGCGATCTAAAAGCAGCTAATATCCTTCTTGACGATGAATTTGAACCTGTTCTAGGGGATTTCGGTCTAGCAAAATTAGTAGACACGCAACTGACACACGTTACGACTCAGATTCGTGGGACGATGGGACACATTGCACCCGAATATCTTTCAACTGGGAAATCATCGGAGAAGGCAGATGTGTTTGGATACGGAATCACACTTCTTGAACTCGTTACGGGTCAGCGAGCGATAGATTTCTCTCGGTTAGAGGAAGAAGAGGATGTTCTACTTCTTGATCAT ATAAAGAAACTGCTTAAAGAAAAGAGGGTGGAGGATTTAGTGGACAAGAACTTGAAAAACTACGATTTGAAAGAAGTAGAGACTGTAATTCAGGTGGCTTTGGTTTGCACGCAGAGTTCGCCGGAGGAGCGTCCAAAGATGATGGAAGTTCTGAGCATGCTCGAAGGTGGTGTCGATTTGGCCCAGAGATGGGCCGAGTGGGAACAGGTTGAAGAGGAAAGGAATAAGCAAGCCTTTAATATGCCTAACCCACTTTTATGGGCTGAAGACTCAACACATGATCAAGAAGCCATACAGTTATCACAAGCTAGATGA